One window of Nicotiana tomentosiformis chromosome 11, ASM39032v3, whole genome shotgun sequence genomic DNA carries:
- the LOC104108318 gene encoding transmembrane 9 superfamily member 3-like isoform X2, with product MPLMIIAINGEIQSLFMLISESYRYYDLPFCIPDKVKLEEKKEALGEVLNGDRLVSGPYALDFLVEKDSEILCRKKLTKEEVAQFRKAVDKDYYFEMYYDDLPIWGLIGRVENKEETEDPKDYKYFMYKHIHFDIHYNKDHVIEITARTDPHSVLDLTEDKEVDAEFTYTAKWKQTDILFENRMDKFLQTSLPHHLEIHWFSIINSCVIVLLLTGFLATILMRVLKNDFIKYAHDEEAVNDHEETGWKYIHGDVFRFPKHKSLFAAALGCGTQLFTLTLFVFLLALVGVFYPYNRGALFTALLVIYALTSGVAGYTATSFYCQLEGTNWVRNLVLTGSLFCGPLALMFCFLNSVAVSYSSTAALPFGTIMVIVLMWTFMTSPLLVLGGIAGKNSRTGFQAPCRTTKYPREIPLLAWYRGTVPQMAMAGFLPFSAIYIELYYIFESVWGQKIYTIYTILFIVFILLLIVTAFITVALTYFQLAAEDHKWWWRSFLYGGSTSIFIYGYCLYYYYARSDMSGFMQTSFFFGYMACICYGFFLMLGTVGFRSSLLFVRHIYRSIKCE from the exons ATGCCTCTGATGATCATCGCTATAAACGGGGAGATCCAGTCCCTCTTTATGCTAATAAG TGAATCCTACCGATATTATGATCTACCATTTTGTATACCAG ATAAAGTGAAATTGGAAGAGAAGAAAGAAGCTCTAGGTGAGGTCTTAAATGGGGATCGGCTCGTAAGTGGTCCTTATGCTCTCGATTTCTTAGTAGAGAAAGACTCTGAAATTCTTTGTAGGAAGAAGCTAACAAAGGAAGAAGTAGCTCAGTTTCGAAAAGCAGTTGATAAAGACTATTACTTCGAAATGTACTATGATGACTTGCCCATATGGGGTCTTATTGGAAGAGTTGAGAATAAAGAAGAAACAGAAGATCCAAAAGATTATAAGTACTTCATGTACAAACATATACATTTCGATATCCATTATAACAAGGATCATGTTATTGAGATCACAGCAAGAACGGATCCACATTCTGTTTTGGACCTAACAGAAGATAAGGAAGTCGATGCTGAGTTTACATACACTGCGAAATGGAAGCAAACAGATATTCTATTTGAGAATCGGATGGATAAATTCTTGCAGACTTCTCTACCACATCACTTGGAGATCCACTGGTTTTCCATCATAAATTCTTGTGTCATAGTCCTCCTCTTAACTGGTTTCCTTGCCACGATTCTTATGCGAGTACTTAAGAATGACTTTATCAA GTATGCACATGATGAAGAAGCAGTTAATGATCACGAGGAGACGGGATGGAAGTACATACATGGTGATGTCTTTAGGTTCCCAAAACACAAGTCATTGTTTGCTGCAGCACTTGGTTGTGGAACTCAGCTCTTTACTCT GACACTTTTTGTATTCCTTCTGGCACTTGTAGGGGTGTTTTATCCCTACAATAGAGGAGCTCTATTCACTGCCCTTCTGGTTATATATGCACTCACTTCTGGCGTCGCCGGATATACAGCTACCTCTTTCTATTGCCAGCTTGAAGGAACTAACTGG GTAAGGAATTTGGTCTTGACCGGGAGTCTCTTCTGTGGGCCTTTAGCGCTAATGTTCTGCTTCCTCAATTCTGTTGCAGTTAGCTATAGTTCTACTGCTGCTCTACCATTTGGCACAATTATGGTAATAGTACTTATGTGGACATTCATGACATCGCCACTGCTTGTATTGGGAGGAATTGCTGGCAAGAATAGCAGAACTGGTTTCCAAGCTCCATGCCGCACCACAAAATATCCAAGAGAAATCCCATTACTCGCATGGTACCGTGGTACTGTCCCTCAGATGGCAATGGCGGGATTTTTACCATTTAGTGCCATCTACATTGAACTCTATTACATATTTGAAAGTGTATGGGGTCAAAAAATCTACACCATCTACACCATATTGTTTATAGTCTTCATTCTTCTGCTTATAGTGACCGCTTTCATCACTGTTGCATTGACTTATTTCCAACTTGCTGCAGAAGATCATAAATGGTGGTGGAG GTCATTTCTCTATGGTGGATCAACTAGCATCTTTATCTATGGCTATTGCTTGTACTACTACTATGCGAGATCCGACATGTCTGGATTCATGCAAACCTCATTTTTCTTTGGATACATGGCTTGCATCTGCTATGGTTTCTTCCTCATGTTAGGAACTGTTGGTTTCCGCTCATCCTTGCTCTTTGTTCGTCACATCTATCGATCTATCAAGTGTGAGTAA
- the LOC104108318 gene encoding transmembrane 9 superfamily member 3-like isoform X3, protein MPLMIIAINGEIQSLFMLIRLVLSTIPDKVKLEEKKEALGEVLNGDRLVSGPYALDFLVEKDSEILCRKKLTKEEVAQFRKAVDKDYYFEMYYDDLPIWGLIGRVENKEETEDPKDYKYFMYKHIHFDIHYNKDHVIEITARTDPHSVLDLTEDKEVDAEFTYTAKWKQTDILFENRMDKFLQTSLPHHLEIHWFSIINSCVIVLLLTGFLATILMRVLKNDFIKYAHDEEAVNDHEETGWKYIHGDVFRFPKHKSLFAAALGCGTQLFTLTLFVFLLALVGVFYPYNRGALFTALLVIYALTSGVAGYTATSFYCQLEGTNWVRNLVLTGSLFCGPLALMFCFLNSVAVSYSSTAALPFGTIMVIVLMWTFMTSPLLVLGGIAGKNSRTGFQAPCRTTKYPREIPLLAWYRGTVPQMAMAGFLPFSAIYIELYYIFESVWGQKIYTIYTILFIVFILLLIVTAFITVALTYFQLAAEDHKWWWRSFLYGGSTSIFIYGYCLYYYYARSDMSGFMQTSFFFGYMACICYGFFLMLGTVGFRSSLLFVRHIYRSIKCE, encoded by the exons ATGCCTCTGATGATCATCGCTATAAACGGGGAGATCCAGTCCCTCTTTATGCTAATAAGGTTGGTCCTTTCCACAATCCCAG ATAAAGTGAAATTGGAAGAGAAGAAAGAAGCTCTAGGTGAGGTCTTAAATGGGGATCGGCTCGTAAGTGGTCCTTATGCTCTCGATTTCTTAGTAGAGAAAGACTCTGAAATTCTTTGTAGGAAGAAGCTAACAAAGGAAGAAGTAGCTCAGTTTCGAAAAGCAGTTGATAAAGACTATTACTTCGAAATGTACTATGATGACTTGCCCATATGGGGTCTTATTGGAAGAGTTGAGAATAAAGAAGAAACAGAAGATCCAAAAGATTATAAGTACTTCATGTACAAACATATACATTTCGATATCCATTATAACAAGGATCATGTTATTGAGATCACAGCAAGAACGGATCCACATTCTGTTTTGGACCTAACAGAAGATAAGGAAGTCGATGCTGAGTTTACATACACTGCGAAATGGAAGCAAACAGATATTCTATTTGAGAATCGGATGGATAAATTCTTGCAGACTTCTCTACCACATCACTTGGAGATCCACTGGTTTTCCATCATAAATTCTTGTGTCATAGTCCTCCTCTTAACTGGTTTCCTTGCCACGATTCTTATGCGAGTACTTAAGAATGACTTTATCAA GTATGCACATGATGAAGAAGCAGTTAATGATCACGAGGAGACGGGATGGAAGTACATACATGGTGATGTCTTTAGGTTCCCAAAACACAAGTCATTGTTTGCTGCAGCACTTGGTTGTGGAACTCAGCTCTTTACTCT GACACTTTTTGTATTCCTTCTGGCACTTGTAGGGGTGTTTTATCCCTACAATAGAGGAGCTCTATTCACTGCCCTTCTGGTTATATATGCACTCACTTCTGGCGTCGCCGGATATACAGCTACCTCTTTCTATTGCCAGCTTGAAGGAACTAACTGG GTAAGGAATTTGGTCTTGACCGGGAGTCTCTTCTGTGGGCCTTTAGCGCTAATGTTCTGCTTCCTCAATTCTGTTGCAGTTAGCTATAGTTCTACTGCTGCTCTACCATTTGGCACAATTATGGTAATAGTACTTATGTGGACATTCATGACATCGCCACTGCTTGTATTGGGAGGAATTGCTGGCAAGAATAGCAGAACTGGTTTCCAAGCTCCATGCCGCACCACAAAATATCCAAGAGAAATCCCATTACTCGCATGGTACCGTGGTACTGTCCCTCAGATGGCAATGGCGGGATTTTTACCATTTAGTGCCATCTACATTGAACTCTATTACATATTTGAAAGTGTATGGGGTCAAAAAATCTACACCATCTACACCATATTGTTTATAGTCTTCATTCTTCTGCTTATAGTGACCGCTTTCATCACTGTTGCATTGACTTATTTCCAACTTGCTGCAGAAGATCATAAATGGTGGTGGAG GTCATTTCTCTATGGTGGATCAACTAGCATCTTTATCTATGGCTATTGCTTGTACTACTACTATGCGAGATCCGACATGTCTGGATTCATGCAAACCTCATTTTTCTTTGGATACATGGCTTGCATCTGCTATGGTTTCTTCCTCATGTTAGGAACTGTTGGTTTCCGCTCATCCTTGCTCTTTGTTCGTCACATCTATCGATCTATCAAGTGTGAGTAA
- the LOC104108318 gene encoding transmembrane 9 superfamily member 3-like isoform X1: MKKVRAIVSICMVSLFVVYRLFISQDASDDHRYKRGDPVPLYANKVGPFHNPSESYRYYDLPFCIPDKVKLEEKKEALGEVLNGDRLVSGPYALDFLVEKDSEILCRKKLTKEEVAQFRKAVDKDYYFEMYYDDLPIWGLIGRVENKEETEDPKDYKYFMYKHIHFDIHYNKDHVIEITARTDPHSVLDLTEDKEVDAEFTYTAKWKQTDILFENRMDKFLQTSLPHHLEIHWFSIINSCVIVLLLTGFLATILMRVLKNDFIKYAHDEEAVNDHEETGWKYIHGDVFRFPKHKSLFAAALGCGTQLFTLTLFVFLLALVGVFYPYNRGALFTALLVIYALTSGVAGYTATSFYCQLEGTNWVRNLVLTGSLFCGPLALMFCFLNSVAVSYSSTAALPFGTIMVIVLMWTFMTSPLLVLGGIAGKNSRTGFQAPCRTTKYPREIPLLAWYRGTVPQMAMAGFLPFSAIYIELYYIFESVWGQKIYTIYTILFIVFILLLIVTAFITVALTYFQLAAEDHKWWWRSFLYGGSTSIFIYGYCLYYYYARSDMSGFMQTSFFFGYMACICYGFFLMLGTVGFRSSLLFVRHIYRSIKCE, translated from the exons ATGAAGAAAGTGCGTGCTATTGTTTCCATTTGCATGGTCAGCCTTTTCGTAGTTTACCGCCTCTTTATCAGCCAAGATGCCTCTGATGATCATCGCTATAAACGGGGAGATCCAGTCCCTCTTTATGCTAATAAGGTTGGTCCTTTCCACAATCCCAG TGAATCCTACCGATATTATGATCTACCATTTTGTATACCAG ATAAAGTGAAATTGGAAGAGAAGAAAGAAGCTCTAGGTGAGGTCTTAAATGGGGATCGGCTCGTAAGTGGTCCTTATGCTCTCGATTTCTTAGTAGAGAAAGACTCTGAAATTCTTTGTAGGAAGAAGCTAACAAAGGAAGAAGTAGCTCAGTTTCGAAAAGCAGTTGATAAAGACTATTACTTCGAAATGTACTATGATGACTTGCCCATATGGGGTCTTATTGGAAGAGTTGAGAATAAAGAAGAAACAGAAGATCCAAAAGATTATAAGTACTTCATGTACAAACATATACATTTCGATATCCATTATAACAAGGATCATGTTATTGAGATCACAGCAAGAACGGATCCACATTCTGTTTTGGACCTAACAGAAGATAAGGAAGTCGATGCTGAGTTTACATACACTGCGAAATGGAAGCAAACAGATATTCTATTTGAGAATCGGATGGATAAATTCTTGCAGACTTCTCTACCACATCACTTGGAGATCCACTGGTTTTCCATCATAAATTCTTGTGTCATAGTCCTCCTCTTAACTGGTTTCCTTGCCACGATTCTTATGCGAGTACTTAAGAATGACTTTATCAA GTATGCACATGATGAAGAAGCAGTTAATGATCACGAGGAGACGGGATGGAAGTACATACATGGTGATGTCTTTAGGTTCCCAAAACACAAGTCATTGTTTGCTGCAGCACTTGGTTGTGGAACTCAGCTCTTTACTCT GACACTTTTTGTATTCCTTCTGGCACTTGTAGGGGTGTTTTATCCCTACAATAGAGGAGCTCTATTCACTGCCCTTCTGGTTATATATGCACTCACTTCTGGCGTCGCCGGATATACAGCTACCTCTTTCTATTGCCAGCTTGAAGGAACTAACTGG GTAAGGAATTTGGTCTTGACCGGGAGTCTCTTCTGTGGGCCTTTAGCGCTAATGTTCTGCTTCCTCAATTCTGTTGCAGTTAGCTATAGTTCTACTGCTGCTCTACCATTTGGCACAATTATGGTAATAGTACTTATGTGGACATTCATGACATCGCCACTGCTTGTATTGGGAGGAATTGCTGGCAAGAATAGCAGAACTGGTTTCCAAGCTCCATGCCGCACCACAAAATATCCAAGAGAAATCCCATTACTCGCATGGTACCGTGGTACTGTCCCTCAGATGGCAATGGCGGGATTTTTACCATTTAGTGCCATCTACATTGAACTCTATTACATATTTGAAAGTGTATGGGGTCAAAAAATCTACACCATCTACACCATATTGTTTATAGTCTTCATTCTTCTGCTTATAGTGACCGCTTTCATCACTGTTGCATTGACTTATTTCCAACTTGCTGCAGAAGATCATAAATGGTGGTGGAG GTCATTTCTCTATGGTGGATCAACTAGCATCTTTATCTATGGCTATTGCTTGTACTACTACTATGCGAGATCCGACATGTCTGGATTCATGCAAACCTCATTTTTCTTTGGATACATGGCTTGCATCTGCTATGGTTTCTTCCTCATGTTAGGAACTGTTGGTTTCCGCTCATCCTTGCTCTTTGTTCGTCACATCTATCGATCTATCAAGTGTGAGTAA
- the LOC104108319 gene encoding protein KINASE OF THE OUTER CHLOROPLAST MEMBRANE 1-like: MAKDVKVSPLATSFDYELYDGDPDHLRTVVAATTPSGPCIDPASIKLRHRIGRGYFGDVWSATHHQSATDYDENHEVAIKMLHPINEDQVKAFLSKFEELWVNLKSKQLQGVCWLHGISVISGKICIAMRSYEGSVGDKIARLKGGKLQLPDVLRYGIELAKGIQELHSMNVLVLNLKPTNFLLNEHDEVFLGDFGIPYLLLGVQPPDSDLALRLGTPNYMAPEQWEPEVRGPISCETDAWGFGCSIIEILTGVQPWFGKSVQDIYRSVVINQEKPQLPSGLPTAIENVLNGCFEYDLRNRPLMVDILQAFESSQNAVYSEGEWSDIGVTLSVDKTKTSGFTPWYLSKDLLQVGDTIRSRKLLNSGKSQELAVLEGSVVGLEKDTDRDGFVLVRVPNLPSPLRVNTSTIERVTCGLAAGDWVRLVNETKEHSSLGVLHSVQRDGNASVAFLGLETLWTGHSSEVQKVVPYFLGQFVQLKSNVETPRFEWPQKRGGRWATGRILQILPNGCLVVQFPGRMMFGGEPNTFLANPDEVIQVSFDTCPSIIEKYQHLEDFHWAIRPLSVAFSLFTAVKLGVSVGKCIKSKLKDPKNRQTSGDGRTQDGEIGGKSAWLRPNLANILFKEGAASATAR; this comes from the exons ATGGCTAAAGATGTCAAAGTATCTCCTTTGGCAACCTCTTTCGATTATGAGCTTTATGACGGAGATCCTGATCATCTTAGAACTGTTGTTGCTGCGACTACACCATCTGGTCCTTGTATTGATCCTGCATCAATCAAACTTAGACACAGGATTGGGCGTGGATACTTTGGTGATGTTTGGTCAGCCACTCATCATCAGTCAGCTACTGATTACGATGAGAATCATGAAGTAGCTATAAAGATGTTACATCCTATAAATGAGGATCAAGTAAAGGCCTTCTTAAGTAAGTTTGAGGAGTTATGGGTAAATTTGAAATCTAAACAACTCCAAGGTGTTTGCTGGTTGCATGGCATCTCTGTAATATCTGGAAAG ATCTGTATAGCTATGAGATCCTATGAGGGGTCAGTTGGTGACAAAATAGCTCGGCTGAAAGGAGGGAAGCTTCAGTTACCTGATGTTCTCAG ATATGGTATTGAATTGGCTAAAGGAATACAAGAGTTGCATTCAATGAATGTCTTGGTTCTGAACCTTAAGCCAACTAATTTTCTTCTGAATGAACATGACGAAGTGTTCCTTGGAGACTTTGGGATTCCGTATCTTCTTCTTGGAGTTCAACCACCTGATTCAGATCTAGCATTAAGGCTTGGAACTCCAAACTACATGGCTCCGGAACAGTGGGAACCTGAGGTTAGAGGCCCAATATCTTGCGAGACTGATGCTTGGGGATTTGGATGCAGCATTATTGAGATATTGACTGGTGTTCAGCCCTGGTTTGGTAAATCAGTCCAAGATATATATCGTTCAGTGGTGATAAACCAAGAAAAGCCACAACTTCCTAGTGGCCTCCCCACTGCCATTGAGAATGTTCTCAAtggttgttttgagtatgatCTCCGCAATCGACCTCTGATGGTGGACATTCTGCAAGCATTTGAAAG CTCGCAGAATGCTGTTTATAGTGAAGGAGAGTGGAGCGACATAGGAGTGACTCTGTCTGTTGACAAAACCAAAACCAGTGGCTTTACCCCATGGTACCTTTCAAAAGATCTTCTTCAAGTGGGAGATACTATTCGCTCGAGAAAATTGTTGAACTCTGGAAAGTCTCAAGAGTTGGCTGTGTTGGAAGGAAGTGTTGTTGGTCTTGAGAAAGATACTGATCGAGATGGATTTGTTCTGGTGCGAGTCCCTAATTTGCCGAGCCCTCTGAGGGTAAATACATCAACCATAGAGAGGGTTACATGTGGTTTGGCAGCTGGGGATTGGGTGCGCTTGGTCAATGAAACTAAGGAGCACTCTTCTTTGGGCGTCCTGCATTCTGTGCAGCGTGATGGAAATGCAAGTGTTGCTTTTTTAGGCTTAGAAACTTTATGGACAGGACATTCTTCTGAAGTCCAAAAGGTGGTCCCATATTTTTTGGGACAGTTTGTGCAGTTGAAATCAAATGTTGAAACTCCCCGGTTCGAATGGCCGCAGAAAAGGGGAGGGAGATGGGCTACCGGGAGAATATTACAGATACTTCCAAATGGTTGTCTTGTTGTTCAATTTCCAGGACGGATGATGTTTGGTGGTGAACCTAATACTTTCTTGGCTAATCCAGATGAGGTGATTCAAGTGTCTTTTGATACATGTCCTAGCATTATCGAAAAGTATCAGCATCTTGAGGATTTTCACTGGGCTATTCGACCACTTTCTGTTGCATTTAGCCTATTTACAGCAGTAAAGCTTGGTGTATCTGTTGGAAAATGTATTAAATCTAAGCTGAAGGACCCAAAGAATCGCCAGACCTCCGGTGATGGTCGTACTCAAGATGGTGAAATTGGTGGCAAGTCGGCCTGGCTTCGGCCAAATCTTGCAAATATCCTCTTTAAAGAAGGTGCTGCCTCTGCTACTGCTAGATAA